Within the Dialister hominis genome, the region GGCCTCAAATACTTATGCCGGACGGATAGGGTTGATTATTCATTGGGTTTTATAAAAGGTTCCGCGAGCAAAGCGAGGTTGTGTGGTCTTCCATTTGCGAAGCAAGGAAATGGTGTTGACCTTGCTCTGGAAGAGAAGGTGTCAGGCTCCAAATTTCTGTTGCCTGACGAATGAGATGTAGTTCCCACGAGCAAAGCGAGGTTGTGTGGTTTTGAACTTGACCTTGCCCTGGAAGGGAAGGTGTTGCCGAATGGCGACGGATGAGTTGCATTTCTGCAAGGCAGAGCCTTGGTTGTATGGTTGTGTGGTGTTCTTTTAAAAAAGCATATTGATATAGAAGCGTACCTTGGCACTTTAGCGATGACACGAGAGCGGCGAATCAACATGATTAAAACCATACAGCCGCCTTGCAGGCTGGGAACTACATCTCATCCGTCAGCTACGCTGACACCTTCTCCTTTCGGAGCAAGGTTAACACCCTTAAACCTCGCTTCGCTCGAGGAACTTCACCTCCTCAGTCGCCTCCGGCGCCAGCTCCCCCGTGGAGAAGCCTTTCGGTTGGCATGTTTTCCGATTCGCCATACTTGGCGGTTGTACGATTTCTACATAAGAGCCTTTAGATTTCAAGGCGTACCATGGCCTTTTAGCAGCGCAGCCGCTATTTGCACAATAAAAAACCACGTTGAGCGTTAAATCAACGTGGTTTTTCACTTAATCAGCAGCTTGTTCCTCCCAGCCATTCCAGCCGAGATGACACAGCAGGTATCTGCACAAATAAAAATGGGGATGTGACAAAATTCATCCCAACAAAAAGGGCTCTGCCCCGGATCATTTGGTCCGGGGCAGAGCCTTTCGTGTTATAATTTTTTACAATGAAAAATAACAACACTAGCAATCATTTTACCGCAGAACAAGGCATTTTGCCAATGTTTCCCTCTGAGATTCTCAATGTCGATGATCCTGTTTTAATGTATGACAGATTTATGGAGGAAATCGATCTTAAAAAGTACCTTCGTTACATACCGACGCGTGGCGCTGGCAGACCCAGGTATAATCCCGTCAACATGCTGAAAACGATCATCTATGGTTTCGCAGAAGAAGGATATTGCTCTTTTAGAAAACTTGAAGATAATTGCAGGGTTAATATCAGATATATGTACCTGATGAATTATGAAGCCCCATCCTATCGGACATTCTGTCATTTCGTGAAGGGCTTTCTTAAGTATTCTCTCAAGGATATCTTTTATTCAATTACGAAAGAACTCTGCGGCAAACTCAACGTGGATTTGCAGCATATATATATTGACGGTTCCAAGTTTGAAGCGAACGCAAATAAATACAGCTGGGTATGGAAGAAATCCGCTGAAAAATCCCGCTACAAGCTTTTTGCCAAGATTACCAGCCTTTTTGAGTTACTCAATGATGATCTTAAGTATGACCATATGAGTGTAAACATCAATACAGAATACGCTCCGGACTATCTGCGTCTGGTATTGGATAAATTAAAAGAAATCTGGCAGATTGATGAGACGGCCTTTGTTCATGGAAGCGGGCATCGCAAGTCCGATCATCAACGCAAGTATGAGCAGCTTAAGGCATATACATCAAAACTTGAAGAATATGTTGAGAAGATACAGATATGCGGTACTTCCAGAAACAGTTATTCGAAGACCGATACGGATGCAACATTCATGCGAATCAAGTCGGACTACATGGGAAATGATCAGCTTCTGCCTGCATACAATGTCCAAATAGGTGTTGCCGATGAATTTATTGCCGTAATTGATGTTAACCAGTATCGTTCAGATATGGATTGCTTCGTACCGCTGATGGAGGAATTCCACGAAGTCTATGGGGCTTATCCTAAGTATCCTGTGGCAGATGCAGGATATGGATCTTTCAACAATTACATCTATTGCGAGCAGCACGGTATGGAAAAGTATATGAAATTCCCCATGTACAAGAAAGAAACGAAAGACAAGAAATACCATACCAATCCGTTTCGGCCAATAAACTTTAGAGTTGATGAGAATGGAACCATCCGTTGTCCAAATGACAGGGCTTTCAAATTTATCTATAGACATCTGGTCAGAGGGAACTTATACGGCAGGCAGGAGGAAGTATTTGAATGCGAAGACTGCCAAGGATGCCCGCTGGCAGAGCAATGTAAAAAGACCCCGAAGAACAAAAGAATCTCATTGAGCAGAGAACGGAATAACATGTACCAGGAGGTTCAGGATAATCTGGAAAGCATCCATGGAGCCCTGCTAAGAATGAACCGGTCAATCCAGGCTGAAGGAACTTTTGGAATCATGAAACATGACAGATGGTACAAAAGAATCGTCAGAAAAGGGATAGATTCTGTAAAAGCCGAGTTATACCTGGTAGCACTTGGCTATAATTTAAGGAAATACATCACAAAAATAATGCGTATAAGGATTGCCGCCTAAGACAATATAATTAAAAGTCTTATGGGGGTAAGGGGGCTTACGCGCATTTTTACGTAAAAGGCTTACAGCAGAGCTAAAAATGATGAAATAAAGACGCAAAAAAGAGGCTGCAACAAAATGATTAACCATTTTGTCACAGCCCCATTTTCAAGTTAATCAGCAGCTTCCTATCCTCCCAGGCCGCTTCCAGCCAAGTACTTTCGGCGTTTGTGAGCTTAACTACCGTGTTCGGCATGGGTACGGGTGTATCCTCACAGCTATCGCCACTGAATCTGAGAGTCTGTTCTCTCAAAACTATATAAAAGAAGTTCCGAAGGCTCTTTCAAGCCGGTCGTGCTTTTGTGAAATTAAGTTAAGACCTCGACCTATTAGTACTGCGTCGCTCCAAGCCTCGCGGCTCTTCCACTCACAGCCTATCAACCTCATCGTCTTTAAGGGGTCTTACTCATTGCTGATGAGAAGTCTCATCTTGGGACGGGCTTCACGCTTAGATGCTTTCAGCGTTTATCCTTTCCGGATGCGGCTTTCCAGCCGTGCCACTGGCGTGACAACTGGTACACCGTTGATCCGTCCACTCCGGTCCTCTCGTACTAGGAGCAGCCTCCCTCAAACTTCTTGCGCCCGCGATGGATATGAACCAAACTGTCTCACGACGTTTTGAACCCAGCTCGCGTACCACTTTAATGGGCGAACAGCCCAACCCTTGGAACCTACTCCAGCTCCAGGATGTGATGAGCCGACATCGAGGTGCCAAACCTCCCCGTCGATATGAACTCTTGGGAGAGATTAGCCTGTTATCCCCAGGGTAGCTTTTATCCGTTGAGCGATGGCCTTTCCACGCAGTACCACCGGATCACTAAGCCCGACTTTCGTCTCTGCTCGACTTGTCTGTCTCGCAGTCAAGCTCCCTTCTGCCTTTGCACTCTTCGGCCGGTTTCTGTCCGGCCTGAGGGAACCTTTGGGCGCCTCCGTTACTCTTTCGGAGGCGACCGCCCCAGTCAAACCGCCTACCTGAGATGGTCCGCAAGGTTGTTAATCTTCGCGTTAGAATCCCAGCAACAGAAGGGTGGTATCCCAACGTCGGCTCCATAGCAACCAAAGTCACTATCTCAAAGCCTCCCACCTATCCTGTGCGTCTGCCACCGGGATTCAATCTCAAGCTGCAGTAAAGCTCCATGGGGTCTTTCTGTCCAGTCGCGGGTAACCTGCATCTTCACAGGTATTTCAATTTCACCGGGCCCCTCGTTGAGACAGCGCCCAAATCATTACGCCTTTCATGCGGGTCGGAACTTACCCGACAAGGAATTTCGCTACCTTAGGACCGTTATAGTTACGGCCGCCGTTCACTGGGGCTTCAGTTCAAAGCTTCGCTTGCGCTAACCTCTCTCCTTAACCTTCCAGCACCGGGCAGGCGTCAGCACCTATACTTCAGCTTTCGCTTTCGCAGGCACCTGTGTTTTTGGTAAACAGTTGCTTGGGCCTCTTTTCTGCCACCCTTTTCTGTTCCGTGCGTTTCTGCACTTCGCCTACTCAGGGCCATCCTTCTCCCGAAGTTACGGATGCAATTTGCCGAGTTCCTTAACGAGGGTTTTCCCGCGCACCTTAGGATTCTCTCCCCGCCTACCTGTGTCGGTTTACGGTACGGGCGGATTTCGTCTCGCTAGAAGTTTTTCTTGGCAGTGTGGGATCCATGAGTTCGTCATAATCGCTTATAACTCCCCATCATGTCTCTGCTTTCAGAATCGGGGATTTGCCTCCGATTCAACATACGCACTTGGACGCGCTCTTCCAGTCGCGCGATCATGTGCCCTCCTGCGTCACTCCATTGCTCAAATGACTCCATCCGGTACAGGAATTTCAACCTGTTGTCCATCGCCTATGCGTCTGTGCCTCGGCTTAGGTCCCGACTTACCCTGAGACGACGATCGTTGCTCAGGAACCCTCGGGCTTTCGGTGGAAAGGATTCTCACCTTTCTTTTCGATACTCATACCGGCATTCTCACTTCTTATGTGTCCACATCTCCTTACGGTAATGCTTCTTCCCCATAAGAACGCTCCCCTACCCATTGCTTACGCAATGCCATAGCTTCGGTTCCGTGCTTGAGCCCCGGACATTTTCGGCGCAGCGTCTCTCGACCAGTGAGCTATTACGCACTCTTTAAATGGTGGCTGCTTCTGAGCCAACATCCTGGTTGTTTATGAAACGCCACATCCTTCGCCACTTAGCACGGCATTTGGGACCTTAGCTGATGATCTGGGCTGTTTCCCTTTTGACCACGGCCCTTA harbors:
- a CDS encoding IS1182 family transposase, whose translation is MKNNNTSNHFTAEQGILPMFPSEILNVDDPVLMYDRFMEEIDLKKYLRYIPTRGAGRPRYNPVNMLKTIIYGFAEEGYCSFRKLEDNCRVNIRYMYLMNYEAPSYRTFCHFVKGFLKYSLKDIFYSITKELCGKLNVDLQHIYIDGSKFEANANKYSWVWKKSAEKSRYKLFAKITSLFELLNDDLKYDHMSVNINTEYAPDYLRLVLDKLKEIWQIDETAFVHGSGHRKSDHQRKYEQLKAYTSKLEEYVEKIQICGTSRNSYSKTDTDATFMRIKSDYMGNDQLLPAYNVQIGVADEFIAVIDVNQYRSDMDCFVPLMEEFHEVYGAYPKYPVADAGYGSFNNYIYCEQHGMEKYMKFPMYKKETKDKKYHTNPFRPINFRVDENGTIRCPNDRAFKFIYRHLVRGNLYGRQEEVFECEDCQGCPLAEQCKKTPKNKRISLSRERNNMYQEVQDNLESIHGALLRMNRSIQAEGTFGIMKHDRWYKRIVRKGIDSVKAELYLVALGYNLRKYITKIMRIRIAA